One window of Pieris rapae chromosome 14, ilPieRapa1.1, whole genome shotgun sequence genomic DNA carries:
- the LOC111004363 gene encoding serine/threonine-protein kinase Tao isoform X1: MPRPGSLKDPDIAELFSRHDPEKIFEDLREIGHGSFGAVYYARCNLTKEIVAIKKMSYLGKQSEEKWQDILKEIKFLKQLDHPNTIEYKGCYKREHTAWLVMEYCVGSASDIIEVHKRPLREEEIAAICEGVVCGLSYLHSLGRIHRDIKAGNILLTENGTVKLADFGSASIKCPANSFVGTPYWMAPEVILAMDEGQYDGKVDVWSLGITCIELAERKPPYFNMNAMSALYHIAQNDSPALSAPEWTDTFRYFVEACLQKNAQDRPSSTRLLSHPYITRPRSPTVLVDLIQRTKAAVRDLDNLNYRKMKKILMVDGDNESAIGDSEETPEEPSGGDSSKSNSATSEHSAAGASSQSSSSGSLRRRPHAMNANHQNQQQPVYQQYNHQPSHQSRARTIARKRARKWYNSCWCVRRDDSADDYVNRDVLRDYANRDSLGDEGYSDDYANREAIREAQRERERERQANEYREYVNAPSTWHDTGDDNRNTQRRQTHRGVSNNVSAAISLISEHGANNFATIRTTSIVTKQQKEHNQEMHEQMSGYKRMRREHQAALLKLEERCKADVDAHKAQLDREYDALLQQLSRDLERLQTKHVQELERKQKQNAAAEKKLVKDITARQEQDKKAFEAQRKKEYKANKERWKKELSMDDATPKRQRDATLQSQKDNMKQAEAADEARMVRSQREYLELELRRYKRRRMLALHHKEQELLREELNKRQHQLEQAHAMLLRHHEKTQELEYRQQKGVHALREEQLSNQHATELANQRDYMQRAEHELRKKHALQLKQQPKSLKQKEMQIRKQFRETCKIQTRQYKALKAQILQTTPKEQQKEVIKSLKDEKRRKLVLLGEQYDQSISEMLQKQTVRLDESQMMECQQLKMQLEHELDMLSAYQSKSKMQAEAQRNRERRELEERVAVRRALLEQKMESECAQFLAERGERTRMLHERHERELEQFDSESARLGFSAMAIAEGSREGYGEEEQSLSGSMLSLAHSNSSASFPAGSL; encoded by the exons ATGCCTCGACCAGGCAGTCTCAAAGACCCTGATATAGCAGAATTATTCAGTAGACATGATCCTGAGAAGATCTTTGAAGATCTACGAGAAATTGGCCATGGATCCTTTGGTGCAGTGTACTATGCTCGTTGCAATCTCACTAAAGAGATTGTTGCCATTAAAAAGATGTCTTATTTAGGAAAACAAAGTGAAGAAAAATGGCAAGATATTCTAAAAGAGATTAA atttcttAAGCAATTGGATCATCCTAATACAATTGAATACAAGGGCTGTTACAAGAGAGAGCATACAGCATGGCTAGTAATGGAGTACTGTGTTGGCTCAGCTTCTGACATTATTGAG GTGCACAAGAGACCACTACGCGAAGAGGAAATAGCTGCAATATGTGAGGGCGTAGTGTGTGGTTTATCTTACTTACACAGCCTCGGTCGAATACATCGTGACATCAAAGCGGGAAATATTCTTCTTACGGAGAATGGAACTGTTAAGCTCGCCGACTTTGGAAGCGCCAGTATTAAATGCCCGGCCAATAGTTTTGTAGGCACGCCCTACTGGATGGCCCCAGAAGTTATTTTAGCCATGGACGAGGGGCAGTATGATGGAAAA GTGGATGTATGGTCACTTGGCATAACATGTATCGAGTTGGCGGAGAGGAAACCGCCATATTTTAACATGAACGCGATGTCAGCACTTTATCACATTGCGCAGAATGACTCCCCTGCTCTATCG GCACCTGAATGGACGGACACATTCCGCTACTTTGTCGAGGCGTGTCTTCAAAAGAATGCACAAGACAGGCCATCTTCCACCAGGCTGCTTTCGCATCCTTATATTACGAGGCCACGTTCACCAACTGTCCTGGTTGACTTGATACAAAGGACAAAGGCTGCTGTAAGGGATTTGGACAACCTGAACTACCGCAAGATGAAGAAGATTCTCATGGTTGATGGTGATAATGAGAGTGCAATTG gAGATAGTGAAGAAACGCCCGAGGAGCCATCGGGTGGAGATAGTTCGAAGTCAAACTCCGCAACATCGGAACATAGTGCTGCAGGAGCCTCTAGCCAGAGCTCATCTTCTGGTAGTCTTAGGAGAAGACCTCATGCT atgaaCGCGAATCATCAGAATCAACAACAGCCTGTGTATCAGCAATATAATCACCAACCATCTCATCAATCGAG AGCACGTACAATCGCACGCAAACGCGCACGTAAATGGTATAATTCATGTTGGTGTGTACGCAGAGACGATTCGGCCGATGACTACGTGAATCGCGATGTGCTTCGGGACTACGCTAATCGCGATTCACTCGGCGATGAGGGGTATAGCGATGACTACGCGAATAGAGAGGCTATTAGGGAAGCCCAACGCGAGAGGGAGAGGGAGAGGCAGGCGAACGAGTATCGGGAGTACGTGAATGCGCCGTCCACGTGGCACGACACGGGAGATGATAACCGCAACACGCAGCGGCGGCAGACTCATAGGG gtgTTAGTAATAACGTGTCTGCGGCAATATCGTTGATATCGGAACACGGCGCAAACAACTTCGCAACGATACGGACTACCAGTATTGTTACCAAACAACAGAAGGAACATAATcag GAGATGCATGAACAAATGTCAGGCTACAAGCGTATGCGTCGCGAGCATCAAGCGGCTCTCTTGAAGCTCGAAGAGCGATGCAAGGCAGATGTAGACGCTCATAAGGCGCAACTGGATCGAGAATATGATGCCTTGTTGCAACAGCTCTCTAGAGATCTAGAACGATTGCAG actAAACACGTTCAAGAACTGGAGCGTAAGCAAAAACAGAATGCAGCTGCAGagaagaaattggttaaagACATCACGGCGCGGCAGGAGCAAGACAAGAAGGCCTTCGAAGCGCAACGCAAGAAGGAGTACAAGGCCAACAAGGAGAGGTGGAAAAAGGAACTCAGTATGGATGACGCCACGCCTAAGAGACAGCGGGATGCGACCTTACA ATCGCAGAAGGATAACATGAAGCAAGCAGAAGCTGCCGATGAGGCCCGAATGGTGCGCTCTCAGCGGGAGTACCTCGAACTGGAACTGCGTCGGTACAAGCGAAGGCGTATGCTGGCTCTGCACCACAAGGAGCAGGAACTGCTCAGAGAA GAACTAAATAAGCGCCAACACCAGTTAGAGCAAGCGCACGCAATGCTACTACGTCACCACGAGAAGACGCAAGAGTTGGAATATAGACAACAAAAGGGTGTTCATGCTTTGAG AGAGGAACAGTTATCAAACCAACACGCAACGGAACTGGCTAACCAGCGTGATTACATGCAGCGAGCGGAGCATGAACTACGCAAGAAGCATGCGCTGCAGCTCAAACAACAACCCAAGAGTCTTAAG caAAAAGAAATGCAGATCCGAAAGCAATTCCGAGAGACATGCAAAATACAGACGCGTCAGTACAAAGCTCTCAAGGCGCAGATATTACAGACGACGCCAAAG GAACAACAGAAAGAGGTGATTAAATCCTTAAAAGACGAAAAACGACGCAAGCTGGTATTATTGGGGGAGCAGTACGACCAGAGCATTAGTGAGATGCTGCAAAAGCAGACTGTGCGACTCGATGAGAGCCAAATG ATGGAGTGTCAGCAGCTCAAGATGCAGCTTGAGCATGAGTTAGACATGTTGAGTGCTTACCAGAGTAAGAGCAAGATGCAGGCGGAAGCACAGCGCAACAGGGAGAGACGGGAACTCGAGGAGAGAGTCGCCGTGAGACGCGCCTTGTTGGAGCAAAAG ATGGAGTCTGAGTGTGCGCAGTTCCTAGCAGAGCGCGGTGAGCGCACGCGCATGTTGCACGAGCGACACGAGAGGGAACTTGAACAGTTTGACAGTGAGAGCGCACGTCTTGGCTTCAG TGCAATGGCAATAGCAGAAGGCAGCCGAGAGGGTTACGGTGAAGAAGAGCAGTCTCTTTCGGGTTCGATGCTCTCCCTCGCACACAGCAACTCTTCAGCCAGCTTCCCGGCCGGATCGCTGTAA
- the LOC111004363 gene encoding serine/threonine-protein kinase Tao isoform X2 codes for MPRPGSLKDPDIAELFSRHDPEKIFEDLREIGHGSFGAVYYARCNLTKEIVAIKKMSYLGKQSEEKWQDILKEIKFLKQLDHPNTIEYKGCYKREHTAWLVMEYCVGSASDIIEVHKRPLREEEIAAICEGVVCGLSYLHSLGRIHRDIKAGNILLTENGTVKLADFGSASIKCPANSFVGTPYWMAPEVILAMDEGQYDGKVDVWSLGITCIELAERKPPYFNMNAMSALYHIAQNDSPALSAPEWTDTFRYFVEACLQKNAQDRPSSTRLLSHPYITRPRSPTVLVDLIQRTKAAVRDLDNLNYRKMKKILMVDGDNESAIGDSEETPEEPSGGDSSKSNSATSEHSAAGASSQSSSSGSLRRRPHAMNANHQNQQQPVYQQYNHQPSHQSRDDSADDYVNRDVLRDYANRDSLGDEGYSDDYANREAIREAQRERERERQANEYREYVNAPSTWHDTGDDNRNTQRRQTHRGVSNNVSAAISLISEHGANNFATIRTTSIVTKQQKEHNQEMHEQMSGYKRMRREHQAALLKLEERCKADVDAHKAQLDREYDALLQQLSRDLERLQTKHVQELERKQKQNAAAEKKLVKDITARQEQDKKAFEAQRKKEYKANKERWKKELSMDDATPKRQRDATLQSQKDNMKQAEAADEARMVRSQREYLELELRRYKRRRMLALHHKEQELLREELNKRQHQLEQAHAMLLRHHEKTQELEYRQQKGVHALREEQLSNQHATELANQRDYMQRAEHELRKKHALQLKQQPKSLKQKEMQIRKQFRETCKIQTRQYKALKAQILQTTPKEQQKEVIKSLKDEKRRKLVLLGEQYDQSISEMLQKQTVRLDESQMMECQQLKMQLEHELDMLSAYQSKSKMQAEAQRNRERRELEERVAVRRALLEQKMESECAQFLAERGERTRMLHERHERELEQFDSESARLGFSAMAIAEGSREGYGEEEQSLSGSMLSLAHSNSSASFPAGSL; via the exons ATGCCTCGACCAGGCAGTCTCAAAGACCCTGATATAGCAGAATTATTCAGTAGACATGATCCTGAGAAGATCTTTGAAGATCTACGAGAAATTGGCCATGGATCCTTTGGTGCAGTGTACTATGCTCGTTGCAATCTCACTAAAGAGATTGTTGCCATTAAAAAGATGTCTTATTTAGGAAAACAAAGTGAAGAAAAATGGCAAGATATTCTAAAAGAGATTAA atttcttAAGCAATTGGATCATCCTAATACAATTGAATACAAGGGCTGTTACAAGAGAGAGCATACAGCATGGCTAGTAATGGAGTACTGTGTTGGCTCAGCTTCTGACATTATTGAG GTGCACAAGAGACCACTACGCGAAGAGGAAATAGCTGCAATATGTGAGGGCGTAGTGTGTGGTTTATCTTACTTACACAGCCTCGGTCGAATACATCGTGACATCAAAGCGGGAAATATTCTTCTTACGGAGAATGGAACTGTTAAGCTCGCCGACTTTGGAAGCGCCAGTATTAAATGCCCGGCCAATAGTTTTGTAGGCACGCCCTACTGGATGGCCCCAGAAGTTATTTTAGCCATGGACGAGGGGCAGTATGATGGAAAA GTGGATGTATGGTCACTTGGCATAACATGTATCGAGTTGGCGGAGAGGAAACCGCCATATTTTAACATGAACGCGATGTCAGCACTTTATCACATTGCGCAGAATGACTCCCCTGCTCTATCG GCACCTGAATGGACGGACACATTCCGCTACTTTGTCGAGGCGTGTCTTCAAAAGAATGCACAAGACAGGCCATCTTCCACCAGGCTGCTTTCGCATCCTTATATTACGAGGCCACGTTCACCAACTGTCCTGGTTGACTTGATACAAAGGACAAAGGCTGCTGTAAGGGATTTGGACAACCTGAACTACCGCAAGATGAAGAAGATTCTCATGGTTGATGGTGATAATGAGAGTGCAATTG gAGATAGTGAAGAAACGCCCGAGGAGCCATCGGGTGGAGATAGTTCGAAGTCAAACTCCGCAACATCGGAACATAGTGCTGCAGGAGCCTCTAGCCAGAGCTCATCTTCTGGTAGTCTTAGGAGAAGACCTCATGCT atgaaCGCGAATCATCAGAATCAACAACAGCCTGTGTATCAGCAATATAATCACCAACCATCTCATCAATCGAG AGACGATTCGGCCGATGACTACGTGAATCGCGATGTGCTTCGGGACTACGCTAATCGCGATTCACTCGGCGATGAGGGGTATAGCGATGACTACGCGAATAGAGAGGCTATTAGGGAAGCCCAACGCGAGAGGGAGAGGGAGAGGCAGGCGAACGAGTATCGGGAGTACGTGAATGCGCCGTCCACGTGGCACGACACGGGAGATGATAACCGCAACACGCAGCGGCGGCAGACTCATAGGG gtgTTAGTAATAACGTGTCTGCGGCAATATCGTTGATATCGGAACACGGCGCAAACAACTTCGCAACGATACGGACTACCAGTATTGTTACCAAACAACAGAAGGAACATAATcag GAGATGCATGAACAAATGTCAGGCTACAAGCGTATGCGTCGCGAGCATCAAGCGGCTCTCTTGAAGCTCGAAGAGCGATGCAAGGCAGATGTAGACGCTCATAAGGCGCAACTGGATCGAGAATATGATGCCTTGTTGCAACAGCTCTCTAGAGATCTAGAACGATTGCAG actAAACACGTTCAAGAACTGGAGCGTAAGCAAAAACAGAATGCAGCTGCAGagaagaaattggttaaagACATCACGGCGCGGCAGGAGCAAGACAAGAAGGCCTTCGAAGCGCAACGCAAGAAGGAGTACAAGGCCAACAAGGAGAGGTGGAAAAAGGAACTCAGTATGGATGACGCCACGCCTAAGAGACAGCGGGATGCGACCTTACA ATCGCAGAAGGATAACATGAAGCAAGCAGAAGCTGCCGATGAGGCCCGAATGGTGCGCTCTCAGCGGGAGTACCTCGAACTGGAACTGCGTCGGTACAAGCGAAGGCGTATGCTGGCTCTGCACCACAAGGAGCAGGAACTGCTCAGAGAA GAACTAAATAAGCGCCAACACCAGTTAGAGCAAGCGCACGCAATGCTACTACGTCACCACGAGAAGACGCAAGAGTTGGAATATAGACAACAAAAGGGTGTTCATGCTTTGAG AGAGGAACAGTTATCAAACCAACACGCAACGGAACTGGCTAACCAGCGTGATTACATGCAGCGAGCGGAGCATGAACTACGCAAGAAGCATGCGCTGCAGCTCAAACAACAACCCAAGAGTCTTAAG caAAAAGAAATGCAGATCCGAAAGCAATTCCGAGAGACATGCAAAATACAGACGCGTCAGTACAAAGCTCTCAAGGCGCAGATATTACAGACGACGCCAAAG GAACAACAGAAAGAGGTGATTAAATCCTTAAAAGACGAAAAACGACGCAAGCTGGTATTATTGGGGGAGCAGTACGACCAGAGCATTAGTGAGATGCTGCAAAAGCAGACTGTGCGACTCGATGAGAGCCAAATG ATGGAGTGTCAGCAGCTCAAGATGCAGCTTGAGCATGAGTTAGACATGTTGAGTGCTTACCAGAGTAAGAGCAAGATGCAGGCGGAAGCACAGCGCAACAGGGAGAGACGGGAACTCGAGGAGAGAGTCGCCGTGAGACGCGCCTTGTTGGAGCAAAAG ATGGAGTCTGAGTGTGCGCAGTTCCTAGCAGAGCGCGGTGAGCGCACGCGCATGTTGCACGAGCGACACGAGAGGGAACTTGAACAGTTTGACAGTGAGAGCGCACGTCTTGGCTTCAG TGCAATGGCAATAGCAGAAGGCAGCCGAGAGGGTTACGGTGAAGAAGAGCAGTCTCTTTCGGGTTCGATGCTCTCCCTCGCACACAGCAACTCTTCAGCCAGCTTCCCGGCCGGATCGCTGTAA